Genomic window (Deltaproteobacteria bacterium):
CCCAAACAGTTATGCCGGTACATTCTGGAACTCGCGTACAAAAATCAATAGCTTTACGAAATCTTTCGGCTTGGTCGTCTTCACCATTAAATTTTTCAACATCTAACTCAGTTAAATGAATCTCGATACCTAATTTTGCAAAACGCTGCATATTCTCTAAAACACTAGCATTGATTTGGCTATAACCAGTATAATAGTTATTAAAATGTGCTTGAAAACCAACACAATCTATTAGTTTGCCTTTACCTGCTTTAACTGAATCTTCGTTAATTTTCTTTATCATTTTATAAGCAGCTTCGCTTTTATCGTTAATACTTCCTTTTTCAGTATAATACTGCTCAATATTAAAATCATTGTAGCAAAGTAATGGTGGTTCTATACCGCCTTTCTTAAATTCATTTGCAACCTTACGTGCTTCTTCAAAATATTGTGCTACACCACCCCAATTGGTGTAATCGTTGCCATATCCACCACGAAATGTACCACTCTCATCGTTAAAAGCTTCGTTTACAACATCCCAAGCATAAAAATTATCGTTTTTAAATCGTTCCATTGCATATCTGATATTTCCCATCTTTGATCGCCCGCCACCGGGATCACCTTGACTGGTGTGCCAAACTAAATTGTGCCCACGAAAATTTTTCATCCCATGTGATTTAGCATAATCCAGAATGGCACGGTCGAGCCCACCACCAATATTACATGGTTTCATCGCATCTTCAGCGGTAGCGGCATTATATTCACCTCTGTCTAATACTTTTCTAGCACCAGAACTATTATAGTCATCGCCGATTGCCGAACCGAATATGCGACCGCTTAAAGCTGCAGCCTCACCAAGTTTTAGTGCTGTTGTTGCAGCATCAACATGTTTTGTCTCATAATCATTTTGGGTTTCAATATTAACATCGCTACCGCATCCAATCATTGTATAACATATAGATACAAAAAGTACTGCTCGCGATGAGACATCAATTTTTGACATTAGTTTCCTCCTTCACGATGATTACAGCTAATTTGTAAGATTGTTGTATTTATTAAATAAGACTGCACTGTCTAACAAAATTGTTACACAAGCAAGCTAAGTTACATCTTTAGAAAGGTTTTTTTATTTATTAAATATTATTTTAGATCATTTTAAATTATATCATTAATTTAATGTAAAAAACATATTTGTGTAAACTATTATTATTATTTTTCACCACTATTCATTATTAAATATCACTGTAATTAATCTGTTTTTTTAATAAAACACCCTAATTTTTTATTTTTTTTCTTGCAATTTAATGCGCATTAATACATTTTACGCGCATTAAAATGCACTTAGATACTTAGGTGACTTATTGTTATGCCGAACAAAATTGAAAATTGGTCAGAACGGCACGCTACTATTCGTAATATTCTCGCCACTTGCGAAATCCACAGTCAAACTGAATTAGTGTCACACCTTAAACACGATGGATACTATATTACTCAGTCAAGTGTCTCACGCGACCTCGCAGAAATTCGCGCTTTCAAGGTAGATGGCCGTTATGTCACAGCTAAAACTTTATATAGTGCTGATTCTGTATCTGATTCTTTAACGCCAAAACACCTATCATTTAAGGATGATATCCTTAATGTAGCACCTGCTGGTCCTTACATGCTGGTAATAAAAACACCAGTAGGTCGAGCTGCTTCTGTTGGTATTGCATTAGATCAAACGCATTGGCCAGAAATCATCGGTACTATTGCCGGTGATGATACTGTATTTGTTGCAACTAGTGGTCGGCGAAATCAAAGTCATTTACAGGTACGTCTTACAGGGATTGCTGCGGAGAAAATTTAAATGTCTCAACCAATAATATTAGCCTATAGTGGCGGTTTGGATACGTCTTTTCTCGTTCCTTATTTAAATGAACGATACAGTTCACCCATTATCACGGTTTCTGTTGATACCGGTGGCCTAACTGAAGATGACCGTGTGCGCATGAAAGAACGCGCTCTTAGCATCGGAGCGACTGAACATCACCTCATTGATGCTCGTTCAGAATATTTTAGCGAAGTTTTAAAATATTTAATTATGGGCAATGTCTTGCGCGGACACCTTTACCCTCTTTCAGTTGGCGCCGAGCGATCTTTGCAAGCGCGTATGGTTGCTCATTTGGCTTTGCAAAAAAATGCCCGTGCTATTGCCCATGGTTCAACGGCAGCAGGTAATGACCAAGTTAGATTTGAAGTAGCATTGCGCACCCTTGCCCCTGGTCTTGAAATCTTAGCACCAGTGCGTGATGAGGGCTTTTCACGGGAATTTGAAGTTAATTATTTACATGAACGAGGGCATATCTTTCCTGCACAACGGGCAAGCTATTCAGTTAATAGTGGTTTATGGGGATGTACTATTGGAGGCCGCGAGACCAATGACACTGTTGAACCACTACCAGAAGATGCATGGGTTCTCTCAAAAGGTGCCTTAAACAACCCTTTGCCTGCTGAGACACATTATATTAGTTATACTTCTGGCGTACCCACTGCCATTGATGACCGAAATTATGAACCGGTAGTTTTAATTGAACACCTAAATATTCTAGGCGCTCGTTTTGCTATTGGCCGTGGCATTCATCTTGGTGATACTATTTTTGGCCTTAAAGGCCGGGTCGCCTTTGAAGCACCCGCTGCAGCGATAATAATTACTTGCCATCGCGAACTTGAAAAACTTGTGCTCACTGCAAAGCAACAGCGGGTAAAAGATATGGTGTCACAAATTTATGGTGACCTTGTACATGAAGCACAATATTTAGAACCTGTATGCCGCGATATTGAGGCTCTTTTTATTTCAAGCCAAGAACGCGTTTGTGGCAAAGTACGTTTTGCGCTTAGACCTGGGTCAATTTTTGTTGAAGGTGTTAGCTCACCATACTCTCTAAAACATGCTTCACGTGGTGTTTATGGCGAGGCAGCCGGCGAATGGTCTGCGGCTGATGCACTTGGCTTCTCACGCTTATTAGGTTTACCATCAATACTACATGCTCAAGTAGGCGGTGTTCCAACAACAAAAGGTACTTAAACGTGAGAAGTGTATTACTCGATAAGAGAAGCTCGGTTACTCTTAATTGTCATCTATCACGAGAGGTACGCCTAGCAACTGATATTTCTGCTAGTGAAGGTAGTGTTGTAGCAGTTCGTGTGCTCACGAGTAAAAGCACTTATAACCAACTTGAACTTGTGTCTGGTCGCTTTTCTACAATTAAGCCCGGCGATGTCTGTGCTGTTTGCTTAGGCCATCGTAAAGCATTATTTGGTTATGCAGGTCATTTACCTGACACAGTATCAGTAGGTGATCACTTACATATTCTTAATTTGGGTGGCGTATTAGGAGTATGTGATAGTATCAACCCCGACTTTGGTGAACCGTTTGTTTGCGAAGTTTTAGGGCAAATTTTACATTTCCCTTATCTTGGTGAACGTATTGGTATACCGGCAAATATAAATCAGGGTGCTCTCCCTTTAAATGAGAACATTACTCTTAATAACATTCCTGTAGTCGCAGTAGTTGGTAGTTCAATGGGGGCAGGTAAAACCGCAGCTGCTTGTGCACTAGTGCAATCTTTTACTCATAAGGGTCTAAATGTTGCTGCCGGCAAAGCCACAGGCGTTTCTTTGCGTCGAGATATTCTCTCAATGAACGATGCTGGCGCACAGCAAACTTTAATATTCACTGATTTTGGTATAGTTACGACTACAACAAACAATGCCCCCTTGGTCACACGTTCACTACTTTCACATTTA
Coding sequences:
- a CDS encoding arginine repressor (regulates arginine biosynthesis when complexed with arginine by binding at site that overlap the promotors of the arginine biosynthesis genes) produces the protein MPNKIENWSERHATIRNILATCEIHSQTELVSHLKHDGYYITQSSVSRDLAEIRAFKVDGRYVTAKTLYSADSVSDSLTPKHLSFKDDILNVAPAGPYMLVIKTPVGRAASVGIALDQTHWPEIIGTIAGDDTVFVATSGRRNQSHLQVRLTGIAAEKI
- the argG gene encoding argininosuccinate synthase; the protein is MSQPIILAYSGGLDTSFLVPYLNERYSSPIITVSVDTGGLTEDDRVRMKERALSIGATEHHLIDARSEYFSEVLKYLIMGNVLRGHLYPLSVGAERSLQARMVAHLALQKNARAIAHGSTAAGNDQVRFEVALRTLAPGLEILAPVRDEGFSREFEVNYLHERGHIFPAQRASYSVNSGLWGCTIGGRETNDTVEPLPEDAWVLSKGALNNPLPAETHYISYTSGVPTAIDDRNYEPVVLIEHLNILGARFAIGRGIHLGDTIFGLKGRVAFEAPAAAIIITCHRELEKLVLTAKQQRVKDMVSQIYGDLVHEAQYLEPVCRDIEALFISSQERVCGKVRFALRPGSIFVEGVSSPYSLKHASRGVYGEAAGEWSAADALGFSRLLGLPSILHAQVGGVPTTKGT